In Toxoplasma gondii ME49 chromosome X, whole genome shotgun sequence, a single genomic region encodes these proteins:
- a CDS encoding EF hand domain-containing protein (encoded by transcript TGME49_226040): MAEFQYLCKFCFCLTDDDGDGKVKVSQLGTMLRMLGQIWSYASILKVEKELGDRPVTLDTFLRIAKQKRLEEAKARKKPISEQMVQVYGISTDIGLSADEINELKVCFDVFDPEGRGVCSVKDVSQVLSCLGEQLSPADVETLLALENFDGAEHLRFADFCAIFSRLQR, from the coding sequence ATGGCAGAATTTCAGTATCTTTGCAAGTTTTGTTTCTGTTTGACGGACGACGATGGAGACGGCAAGGTTAAAGTGTCTCAACTGGGCACCATGCTTCGCATGTTGGGACAGATATGGTCGTACGCGTCCATTTtgaaggtggagaaggagcTGGGCGACAGGCCCGTGACCCTGGACACATTTCTCCGCATTGCTAAACAAAAGAGACTGGAGGAAGCCAAGGCTCGGAAGAAGCCGATAAGCGAACAGATGGTACAGGTCTACGGCATTTCCACCGACATTGGCCTGAGTGCAGATGAGATCAATGAACTCAAAGTTTGCTTCGACGTTTTTGATCCGGAGGGCCGGGGGGTTTGCTCAGTGAAGGACGTTAGTCAGGTCCTTTCGTGTCTTGGCGAACAGCTATCGCCAGCGGATGTTGAAACACTTTTGGCGCTAGAGAATTTCGACGGGGCAGAGCATCTGCGGTTTGCCGATTTCTGTGCCATATTCAGTCGTTTGCAACGGTAG
- a CDS encoding AGC kinase (encoded by transcript TGME49_226030~Predicted member of protein kinase family AGC;PKA, (PMID:22047078).) has product MDLFRRLIPSNKDGSGDHSQRGRLPPNKCVMSNFNFGPTLGTGSFGRVFMAKRKDDPHAPPVAIKRLKKAAVIRQKQVDHILSEKRILQMINHPFTVNMLGTFKDDRYLYIVMEYVIGGEFFTLLRKTRRFENDAARFYAAQVTLIFEYLHDRNIIYRDLKPENLLVDAEGYLKLTDFGFAKVIEYRTYTLCGTPEYIAPEVLLNKGHGKPVDWWTLGILIYEMILGYPPFFDDEPMGVYQKILGGRIAFPKFFDKNAKLLVKRLLTPDLAQRYGNLKNGVADVKDHRWFAGFDWNACLKKSLPSPYKPPVKGMDDTSNFEAYPESTEQAPPVTGTMDPFTSW; this is encoded by the exons ATGGATCTTTTTCGCCGTCTAATTCCCTCAAACAAGGATGGGTCAGGTGACCATTCCCAGCGGGGGCGCTTGCCGCCCAATAAATGCGTCATGTCCAACTTCAACTTTGGTCCTACCCTTGGCACAG GTTCTTTTGGGCGTGTGTTCATGGCGAAACGGAAGGACGACCCTCATGCACCTCCAGTCGCAATCAAGAGGCTGAAGAAAGCGGCGGTTATCCGTCAGAAACAAGTTGATCACATTCTCTCAGAGAAGAGAATCCTTCAGATGATCAATCATCCGTTCACG GTCAACATGCTTGGGACGTTCAAGGACGATCGCTACCTCTACATCGTCATGGAATACGTTATCGGCGGCGAATTTTTCACTCTTCTTAGAAAGACGAGACGCTTCGAGAACGATGCTGCGCGGTTCTATGCTGCGCAAGTCACTCTGATTTTTGAGTACCTGCACGACCGTAACATCATCTACAG AGATCTCAAGCCTGAAAATTTGCTGGTCGATGCCGAAGGCTACTTGAAGCTGACAGATTTCGGTTTCGCCAAAGTCATCGAGTACCGCACATACACACTGTGTGGAACTCCAGAATACATCGCTCCGGAGGTGCTTCTGAACAAAG GGCATGGGAAGCCGGTTGACTGGTGGACGCTGGGAATCCTGATCTACGAGATGATTCTCGGCTATCCTCCCTTCTTTGACGACGAGCCCATGGGAGTTTACCAGAAAATTTTGGGAGGCCGGATAGCGTTTCCGAAATTCTTTGATAA GAACGCTAAACTTCTCGTAAAGCGCTTGCTAACCCCTGACCTTGCTCAGCGGTACGGTAACTTGAAAAACGGGGTGGCCGACGTCAAGGACCACAGGTGGTTCGCTGGATTCGATTGGAACGCATGTTTAAAGAAAAGCCTGCCTTCGCCTTACAAGCCTCCTGTCAAG GGAATGGATGACACTTCCAACTTTGAGGCATACCCAGAGTCAACTGAACAAGCGCCTCCTGTCACGGGCACCATGGACCCTTTCACGTCGTGGTAA